The genomic DNA ACGACGGGCAATGCCCGGCTTGCCGGAAACAGTACGATCACCTTCCCCCGCAGGGTAGCGAGGCGTCCTCCGGCTTGTCCACGGCCGCCGGTGCAGGGGACGTCCAGTGATTCCGAGCATCGAGTGCTGTCCGGCACCCTTGCGCAGCGGATTGCTCGTGCGGCCCGATCGGCCGATGTTGGATTGAAATTATTGCCGTAAAAACCTGTCGGGCATGTTTGATGCGGGCGGGCTGGAGCTGTTATGTACAAAGAAAAAAAAGTCGCGGTCGTTGTGCCCTGCTACAACGAAGAAAGCAAAATCGGCCCCATGCTGGAAGAAGTGCCCGAGTACATTGATAAAATATATGTCGTGGACGATTGCAGCACCGATGGATCGGCTGAGGTGGTCCGCAGGCGGGCGCGGGAGGATTGCCGGTTCGTTCTGATAGAGCACGAGAAGAACCGCGGCGTCGGTGCGGCCATTTCTACAGGGTACAAAACAGTGCTCAAGAGCGGGGAGGATATCGCTGTGGTCATGGCCGGGGATGGCCAGATGGACCCGGCGGATCTGCCCGAGCTGTTGAACCCGCTGGTCGATGACTCCGCCGACTACATCAAGGGGAACCGCTTCTTTCATCGGGTGGGCGTTGGCGCTATCCCGCCGGTCCGGCTTGTGGGCAATATGGCCCTTTCGGCCTTGACGAAGATTGTGTCCGGTTACTGGCATATTTCCGACACCCAATGCGGGTATACCGCCATCAACAGGAAGTTTCTCGATTATGTGGACTGGGACGAAGTGTACCCCCGTTACGGGTGTCCCAACGACATTCTGACTCGCCTGAACATTGTCAACGCCAGGGTGGCGGAGGTTCCCGTGTGCGCTCGTTACGGCCAGAGCTGGGCTTCCAAGATGAAAGTCTGGAAAATCGCCGGGCCGCTCCTGGCCCTGCTTTTTTCCCTGTTCATGACGCGCATATACCGTAAGCATATTTATTTGGATGGCCATCCGCTGATTTATTGCTACGGTTGCGGGATCATGAGCTCCATTCTTGCCGTTTTAACATTTGCATATTTGGTTGTTGTGGCTTGTGTCTCCGGGAACTTGTCCATCGCCGCATTAATCATATTGAGCACGTTTAGTATATTGGCGAACCAATTGCTGCTGAATGCTTTTGCGATGGACTACGAAGAAAACAAGCATTTGTATATCAGATTGCCGTACAAGCGCGTCAAGTTGTATGGTGGAGCGGTGGATGCGTGATTTCTCCTGCCAGATGTACGCTCGGTTCCTGCTGGCGATGCGGCAGGCGGGGTATCAGGCGCTTGCGCTCGAAGACTGGTGCTCCGGGATTCGGCCCCCCAAGGCCGTGATCCTGCGCCACGACGTCGACCGCTTTCCCGGCCGCGCGTTGAAGCTTGCGAGGATAGAAAGCCATCATGGGGTTCGTTCAACGTATTATTTCCGGTACAAGCGCAGGGTGTTCATTCCGGAGATGGCGGCGGAGATCCATGCTTTGGGGCATGAGGTCGGATACCATTACGAGGTCCTGGCAGACAGCGCGGGGGACATCGACGCGGCCAAAGCCCTTTTCGCCGCCAACATCGTCGCGATGCGGCGGGTGGTCCCGGTCGCCACGGCCGCCATGCACGGCCGTCCGTTGTCGTCGTATTGCGAGCTGGATTTTTGGAACCATGCCTCGCTGGAGGACTTTGGCTTGGCCGGGGAGGCCTATCTGTTCTTTCGCGAAACAGGTATCCCCTATCTGAACGATACCGGACGGACATGGTGTGACGGGGCCTGCAACTTGCGCGACAGAATGGTTCCGGGCCATGTCTGTACCTCCGAAGCCGGTGCCGCCCCTTTCGGGGCAAGAGAAATCCGGACGACCGAGCAGCTTGTGGCGGAAATGGCGGACGGCGGGCATCCCGTCCTGTATTTGTCTTTTCACCCGGAGCGATGGCCGGAAGGGGTGGCGGCGCAGCGTATGGGTGCCATGCAGGACGCCGTGTGCAATCTCATCAAATTTATGTTGAAAAAGGTGCGCCATGCCCAGTCTTGAGATATGGGACTCCCTTGACCGCGCTCGTGTCGAGGCATGGGAAGGGCTGTTGGCGGGCCGTCCGGCCCAGTCGCCTTATCTGCATCCCGATTGGAGCGTTCTTCTGGCCGAGGTGTACGGATGGCGGCCGTGCCATGTGGCGGCCTGGGAGGAAGACCGTCTGGTTGGTCTCCTGCCCGCCATGCGGGGGCGCACCCTGGCGGGGCGCGTGAAAATTCATGCGTTGCCGTTGAGCCATCTGACGCCTCCGTTGGTGGAGTCGTCGGAAATCGCGCCCTTGCTCGCCATGAAATTGGCGGTCGAGGCCAGCCGGACCGGCGCGGCCAAGGCGGCTTTTCACGCCCCGGCTGATGACCTGGGGCTGGCCGGGAAGGCGCGTTCGGACGGCGTGGCCGGGCATTGGCACCGGCGCGGCGGGCAATATGTGTCCGTCCTGGACTTGGATCGTTACCGGGCCGAGGGCGAACGGCTGTTCAAGTCCACGGCCCGAAGGAACGCTCGGAAAGCCGGCAGGCTGGGGGTGGCCGCTGTGGAGCGCACGGGGCCCGACGCCTACATGGGCGCTTATCGGATTTTGTTGGAAACCCGGCGGAGGCAGGGCGTTCCGTCCTATCCGGCGTCCCTGTTCGCGGCTTTGTCCCGGCATCCCGGGGCGCGTCTCTTTTTCGCCGAGTACAAGGGGGAGGCCGTTTCGGTCGTGGTTTTGCTGACGCTGGGCGGGCACAGCATATATATGTACGGCGGCTCCACAGCGCAGGCATATGCGCTCAGGGGTGCCGATAGACTCTTCTCTTATGTGATCGGCCGACTTGCCGAGGAGGATGCCGCTGTTTTGGATTTCGGATTGACGCCCGCCTGGCATACCGATCTTCTTCGTTTCAAGGAGAAGTGGGGGTGTCTTTCCGAACCATTGGAGCATGTCGTCTGGAGCCGCCGTCCCGTGTCCTCCTTGAGGAACGATCCGCGAACGACGGTTGCGGGGCGCGCGGCTTCCGCCTGCATCCGCAGGATGCCGCTTTCCGTGTTGGCCTGGTGCAGCGGCCGTCTCTTTAAATATCTTGCGTGAGGTCCGGTTGCGCCCGCAGGGAGCCGGTTCGGCCCGGCGGACGGCATCGGATAGTAAACAAAACGAGAAGGTGGATTTCATGGAAGGCGCTTCGCCATATGCGTGGGACGATGCGTGCATGTCCGCAACCAGCCATTATCTGACTTCCCGGGAGATCGAGTTTTTTCATCGGGTTTTGCGGCCCGTGCGCGGCGGGTTGGCGTTGGATATCGGCTGCGGCGCGGGGAAGTTCGTCCACGTGTTGGAGGGGCTGGGGTATTCGGCGGTCGGACTGGAATACGACCGGACCCCGCTTTCGATTTTCCTTCAGCGCGACCCTGCGGCGAAGGTGGTCCAGAGCGACGGCCAGCACCTGCCTTTCCAAAGCGAGGCGTTTGACGTGGTCTCGGCCGTGCAGGTTCAGGACTACTTCCAGGATCGGGCGGCCTTTTTCGGGGATGTGTGGCGCGTTCTGCGGCCTGGCGGTCTGTTTTTGGTGACCATGACCAACAGGAACAGTCTCAAGGGACTGATATACAAACGCTATCTGGCTTACAAGAATCGCCGGGCCGTGGCCCGTTTTTATGAAAGGACCCTTTCCGAGTGTTTGGATGAATTGCTGGCGTTTCCCTTTGCTGTGGACCATGTGTGGGGCTACAATTGGAACATGCTTCCCCGTGATTGCGACAATGCGCCGTTGGTAAGGATGTGCGGGACCGTTGAAAGAGGGTTGCGGCTGGAACGCCTGCCGCAATACAGCCCGCTGGTTTTCGTGGCGGCCAGGAAGGTGGCATGAGGCTTCTCATCGACGTGAATCACCCCGGTCAGGTCCATCTGTTCACTCCCTTGGCGCAAAGGATTATCGGCGAGGACGGGGCGGTGTTTATCACTGCGCGGGACAAGGATGTGACCCGCAAGCTGCTTGAGGCCGGGAAGCTTCCCTTCGCCATGTGCTCAACGCGTAAGGGCGGGATGGTTTCCCTGCTGTGGGAATTGCTCGTCAAGACCCGGGCGATAGTCAAGCGGGCGCGGGAGTTCAGGCCGGAGGCGATCGTCAGCCTCGGTTCCCCTCCGGCGGCGTGGGCTTCGAGGATACTCGGCGTGCCTCATATCGCCTTGGAGGACACGGAGCATTCCACGGAGCAGGCTCTGCTCTATCTTCCGTTCACCCGGTATGTGTTGACCTCGACGGCTTTTCGACGGGACTTGGGGAAAAAGCAACTGCGCTACAAGGGCTTTCATGAACTCGCCTACCTTCATCCGAGCGTGTTTGCCCCGGATGAAGCGGTCATATCTTCGCTGGGGCTTTCCGCCACCCGCCCCTTCAGTGTTGCCCGTTTCGTTTCCTGGCAGGCAACGCACGATTTGGGACGCCGGGGCATGTCAAACAGCGAGAAAGTGGCCCTGGTGGACCGGCTGTCCTCCTTTGGCAAGGTCGTGCTGACCAGCGAGGCCCCGCTCTCCAGGGAACTGCGCTCCAAGTGCGTGGTTGTGCCTCCCGAAAGCATACATCACGTCCTGGCATTCGCCCGCCTGTACGTCGGGGAAGGGGCGACCATGGCCTCTGAATCCGCGATGCTGGGGGTGCCCGCAATCTATACCAACCCGTTGTCAGCGGGGACGCTTGAGGCGCAGGAACGCTATGGGCTGCTGTACAGGCAATCCGATTTCGGGTCGGCCTTGGAGCTGATCGACTTCGTCATGCATGAGGAGAACAACCAAAAGTACCAGGGCCTTCGGCGGGAAATGCTGTCCGACATGGACGATTTGACCAGTATCATCCATGACGCCACGCTGCGCGCCATACGGGAGAACGCCGGATGACCGCATGGCCAGACAACGCTCCCTACGCCCTGTGCCTCACGCATGACGTGGACCATGTGACGCGCTGTCTTTATCAGCGGCTCTGGCGTGGCGCCCGGTGCGGCCCGGCCGTGGCCCTTAGGGAATTCCGTGACGCGGCAGCGACCTTGGGGAGGCGAAGCTCGGCCTGGAATTTTGAGCGGCTAGCCGAGCTGGAAGAGGCGTACCAGGTGCGCTCCACCTTCCTGTTCCTGGATGAGACCGCTAAGGGGTTCGGCCCCAAGTATTGGGGGCGGTACCGCTTCGCCGACCCGTCGGTCGCCTCCGTGATCCGGGAGCTCGACGCCGGGGGCTGGGAAATAGGATTGCATGGCTCGCTTTTCTCCTACAACTCCCCGGCATTGCTGGAACAGGAAAAAGATCGGCTGGAGCGGATCGTGGGGCATCCCGTGGTCAGCGGCAGGCAGCACTATCTTCGCCTGGAGGAAGGCGTCACGTTTGCTCTGTATGACCGGGTGGGGCTTACGGTTGATTCGACGCGGGGCTATTCGCATAAACCGTATGACGGGCGATACGGCGTCATGCCGTATACCCTTGAGGGAAGCGGGGTGGTCGAGCTGCCGATCACCCTGATGGATACCATCGGGCTTGAAAACCCGGCGATCCGCAAACGGAGTGAAGAGGTTGTTGCAGATATAGCCGGGCGGGGTGGGGTCGTCACCTTGGATTGGCATCAATGCGTTTGCAACGCCACGCTGTTTCCCGAGCGGCTGGGATTTTACAAGGACGTTTTGTGCGAGGCGCGTCGGCAAGGAGCTTGGATAAGCACCATGGGCAAGATAGCGTCGCATTGGAGGAAGGGGGATTTGTCATGACTTCCGGAATCAGGAACGAAAGCTTGCATAAGTCCGTTCTCAGCCCCTGCCGCATCGCCGCGGCCGGAAGTCTGCGGGGAAGAATTCTGGATTGCGGCGGCGGGCTGGGCGAATATCTCCCGTATTTCGTCGACAGCAGGCCCGTGGTCTTCGATATTTCTCTCCCGGCCCTTGCCGGTTTGCGCCATGGGGAAAAGGTGTGCGGCGACGGTAGCGCCTTGCCCTTCGCGGACAACAGTTTCGACGGTGTCTGGGCATGTGCCGTCGCCCAATACCTGCATCTGGATTCCTTCGTGGCGGAGTTGAAAAGAGTGACCCGTCCGGGCGGAAGAATCCTGCTGCTGGTCCCGAACGGGCGTTCTCCGTGGGATTGGTTGAAAAAGCTGGCGGGCATGGACGGCTGGTGGGATCAGGAAAATATCGTAACCCAATACTCCGTGGACGAGTTGGCGGCGTATGGCAAGGTCACCGGGGAAATACGGTTCTTGCCCATGGAACGGCTGTTCCGCAGGTTCCCCCGGCTTTGCCACACGTTGTTGTTGGAGATTGGAATCCAGGATGGGGAAAATGCGTAAGGACAATCGGGAAATCGTGCTTTGCGGCGCCTGCATGTCGGGCAATATCGGCGGACCGGCCCTGTATATTTCCTTTGCCGAGGAGGCGCAAAAACATCTTCCCGGCGTTCGGTTCACCGTTTTGTCCAAGTACCCGCAGGGCGATGAGGCCTTCTGCCGGGAGCGCGGCTGGGAGATGAAAAATATGCGGACCGTGCGCCAACTGCTCCCCGGAGTGCCCATCGGCCTCGCGGGATGGCTGCTCCGGCTGATGAAGCTGCCCTACCGCTGGGTGTTTCGCGGCGATTTCGCGCCCTACGCGACGGGAGACGTGCTCGTCGACATGTCCGGGATTTCCTTTACGGATTACCGTCCCGGCTTGGGGCTGCTCATCAATTGCCTCTGGTTCGTTCCCGCGCTGGGCGCGGGGATACCGATTGTCAAAGCCTCCCAGGCGATGGGACCGTTCGAAACGGGCTATATCCGTCGCGTTTCGAAATTCTTTCTGTCCCGTATGCGCCTGCTGATAGCCAGGGGCGCGGCCAGCGAATCGTATGTGAAAGAGCTTCTGCCCGGCCGGGACGTCAGGCAACTGCCGGATTCCGCCTTTGGGCTGGCCCCCGCGGAACACGCGGAAGTGCGGGCGCTGCTCGCGCGGATAGGTTTGCCCGAGGACGCCAGGTACTGCATATTGGGCCCGAGCCACATCGTGAACAGCTACATAGACGCCTCCGAAAGGAATCTCTACGTCGAAAGTCTTGTCCAGGCCGCTAAATGGGTCTTGGAAAAGGAGGGCATACACGTCGTCCTGCTGTCGCACGAACTAAAGAACGACGCTGAGGATGACTATGCCGTGTGTGAAGCCGTGGCGGCGGCCCTGGCCGATTCGTCGCGCTGCCACCTGGTGCCGCCCGTGAGTGATCCGAAGCTCGCCAAGGGCATATGCGCCGGGGCGGAGATCGCCGTGGGCTCCCGTTTCCATTTTCTGGTGGCGACCTTGTCGTCGGGCGTTCCTTCCCTGGCCATAGCCTGGAGCCACAAGTATCACGAGATGATGCGGATGGTGGGACAGGAAGACATGGTCATTTCCCATGAGAGCATGTCCCGGGACGGCCTGGCGCATTCGGTCGCGCAACTGTGGGAGCAGCGCGAAGTCCGCCGGAAGGCGATCGGGGAACGCCTTCCCGAGGTCATCGGCAAGGCCAGGATGAACGCCGTGTTGGTCGCGGAACTGCTGGGGTCGCTTTGACGCGCAAGGAGTGTGTGCGGTGTTTTCGATAAAAAGAGCTATCAAGTCTGCGCTGGGCATGGGAGAGACGCATCGGGAGCGCGGTGTGGCCTTTTGTCCATGCGCGCCTGAACCCGTATCAAGGCGCAAAGGACGCCCTGCAATACGCCTATCCTCGTATTGCGCTGGCGGCGGGCCATTTTATTGAGGAGTACGGGCTTGTTTCATGCCTCGGCGTCAAAGAAGCCGCTGACGAATTTGGCGAGTACAATGCGTGTAGGATCATTTCCTTACCGTCAGGACAGGGGGTCATCATAAAAAATGAATATTAATGCCCAAGGTAAGCGCGCGTGTTGCGGTTGTATGGTCTGCGCCATCGTGTGCCCCACATCGTGCATATCGATCCAAAGGGATCAAGACGGCTATCCCGTAGCCGTCGCTGACGGCGATTTTTGCGTTGATTGCGGCAAGTGCGTCGACGTTTGCTATAAGTTTCAGGAGCGCTCGACGCCGCCCCCCGCATTGAAAAGTTATGTCGGGTACAACTTGGACGAATCGATCAGGTTTTCCAGTTCCTCCGGAGGCGTCGCCAGCGCTTTGGTCCTGACCGCGCTGGAGGAAGGCTACACCGTTGTCGGCGCGGAAATGAATTATGACACGATGCGGGTCGAGCACGTGTTTATCACGGACTCGGGCGAGATCGGACGCATCATGGGATCAAAGTATTTCCCCAGCTACACGCTGGACGCGTTCTCGGCTTTGCAGGATGTCGACAAGGCGTTGGTCATCGCAACCCCATGCCAGATCAGTGCGCTGCGAAAGGCTTACAAGAGCAAGAATTTCGTCTACGCGGATCTGAAATGCTTCGGGCCGATGGGATATTTGGCTTTGGAGAAGTATGTGCGGTATCTTGAAGGGATCAATCCGTCCGGGATAAAGTCCCTCAACTTCCGGGGCAAGGATATCAGCTGGAAGGCGTGGGGGCCCAGAGTCGAGTTCAAGGACGGGGGCGTCTACGCGAAAACGAGCTATAAGGACCTGCTCGGTCGCATATTCAACGTCTACGGCTGTGTGCACCAGACATGCCATTCCTGCGTGTATTTCAAGAATGCCTCCGAAGCCGACATCAGGCTCGAAGATGCGTGGCACAAGATGACCCTGGTTACCAGCGACAGTTGGAAGCGTGGTTTGTCGCAAATCACCGCGTTTACGGAAAAGGGCCTTGATTTCGTCTCAAAAGCCTCTTCTCGGCTGAAATTGGC from Pseudodesulfovibrio thermohalotolerans includes the following:
- a CDS encoding glycosyltransferase family 2 protein gives rise to the protein MYKEKKVAVVVPCYNEESKIGPMLEEVPEYIDKIYVVDDCSTDGSAEVVRRRAREDCRFVLIEHEKNRGVGAAISTGYKTVLKSGEDIAVVMAGDGQMDPADLPELLNPLVDDSADYIKGNRFFHRVGVGAIPPVRLVGNMALSALTKIVSGYWHISDTQCGYTAINRKFLDYVDWDEVYPRYGCPNDILTRLNIVNARVAEVPVCARYGQSWASKMKVWKIAGPLLALLFSLFMTRIYRKHIYLDGHPLIYCYGCGIMSSILAVLTFAYLVVVACVSGNLSIAALIILSTFSILANQLLLNAFAMDYEENKHLYIRLPYKRVKLYGGAVDA
- a CDS encoding polysaccharide deacetylase family protein, with amino-acid sequence MRDFSCQMYARFLLAMRQAGYQALALEDWCSGIRPPKAVILRHDVDRFPGRALKLARIESHHGVRSTYYFRYKRRVFIPEMAAEIHALGHEVGYHYEVLADSAGDIDAAKALFAANIVAMRRVVPVATAAMHGRPLSSYCELDFWNHASLEDFGLAGEAYLFFRETGIPYLNDTGRTWCDGACNLRDRMVPGHVCTSEAGAAPFGAREIRTTEQLVAEMADGGHPVLYLSFHPERWPEGVAAQRMGAMQDAVCNLIKFMLKKVRHAQS
- a CDS encoding GNAT family N-acetyltransferase, translating into MPSLEIWDSLDRARVEAWEGLLAGRPAQSPYLHPDWSVLLAEVYGWRPCHVAAWEEDRLVGLLPAMRGRTLAGRVKIHALPLSHLTPPLVESSEIAPLLAMKLAVEASRTGAAKAAFHAPADDLGLAGKARSDGVAGHWHRRGGQYVSVLDLDRYRAEGERLFKSTARRNARKAGRLGVAAVERTGPDAYMGAYRILLETRRRQGVPSYPASLFAALSRHPGARLFFAEYKGEAVSVVVLLTLGGHSIYMYGGSTAQAYALRGADRLFSYVIGRLAEEDAAVLDFGLTPAWHTDLLRFKEKWGCLSEPLEHVVWSRRPVSSLRNDPRTTVAGRAASACIRRMPLSVLAWCSGRLFKYLA
- a CDS encoding class I SAM-dependent methyltransferase, translating into MEGASPYAWDDACMSATSHYLTSREIEFFHRVLRPVRGGLALDIGCGAGKFVHVLEGLGYSAVGLEYDRTPLSIFLQRDPAAKVVQSDGQHLPFQSEAFDVVSAVQVQDYFQDRAAFFGDVWRVLRPGGLFLVTMTNRNSLKGLIYKRYLAYKNRRAVARFYERTLSECLDELLAFPFAVDHVWGYNWNMLPRDCDNAPLVRMCGTVERGLRLERLPQYSPLVFVAARKVA
- a CDS encoding DUF354 domain-containing protein yields the protein MRLLIDVNHPGQVHLFTPLAQRIIGEDGAVFITARDKDVTRKLLEAGKLPFAMCSTRKGGMVSLLWELLVKTRAIVKRAREFRPEAIVSLGSPPAAWASRILGVPHIALEDTEHSTEQALLYLPFTRYVLTSTAFRRDLGKKQLRYKGFHELAYLHPSVFAPDEAVISSLGLSATRPFSVARFVSWQATHDLGRRGMSNSEKVALVDRLSSFGKVVLTSEAPLSRELRSKCVVVPPESIHHVLAFARLYVGEGATMASESAMLGVPAIYTNPLSAGTLEAQERYGLLYRQSDFGSALELIDFVMHEENNQKYQGLRREMLSDMDDLTSIIHDATLRAIRENAG
- a CDS encoding polysaccharide deacetylase family protein, whose translation is MTAWPDNAPYALCLTHDVDHVTRCLYQRLWRGARCGPAVALREFRDAAATLGRRSSAWNFERLAELEEAYQVRSTFLFLDETAKGFGPKYWGRYRFADPSVASVIRELDAGGWEIGLHGSLFSYNSPALLEQEKDRLERIVGHPVVSGRQHYLRLEEGVTFALYDRVGLTVDSTRGYSHKPYDGRYGVMPYTLEGSGVVELPITLMDTIGLENPAIRKRSEEVVADIAGRGGVVTLDWHQCVCNATLFPERLGFYKDVLCEARRQGAWISTMGKIASHWRKGDLS
- a CDS encoding class I SAM-dependent methyltransferase → MTSGIRNESLHKSVLSPCRIAAAGSLRGRILDCGGGLGEYLPYFVDSRPVVFDISLPALAGLRHGEKVCGDGSALPFADNSFDGVWACAVAQYLHLDSFVAELKRVTRPGGRILLLVPNGRSPWDWLKKLAGMDGWWDQENIVTQYSVDELAAYGKVTGEIRFLPMERLFRRFPRLCHTLLLEIGIQDGENA
- a CDS encoding polysaccharide pyruvyl transferase family protein yields the protein MRKDNREIVLCGACMSGNIGGPALYISFAEEAQKHLPGVRFTVLSKYPQGDEAFCRERGWEMKNMRTVRQLLPGVPIGLAGWLLRLMKLPYRWVFRGDFAPYATGDVLVDMSGISFTDYRPGLGLLINCLWFVPALGAGIPIVKASQAMGPFETGYIRRVSKFFLSRMRLLIARGAASESYVKELLPGRDVRQLPDSAFGLAPAEHAEVRALLARIGLPEDARYCILGPSHIVNSYIDASERNLYVESLVQAAKWVLEKEGIHVVLLSHELKNDAEDDYAVCEAVAAALADSSRCHLVPPVSDPKLAKGICAGAEIAVGSRFHFLVATLSSGVPSLAIAWSHKYHEMMRMVGQEDMVISHESMSRDGLAHSVAQLWEQREVRRKAIGERLPEVIGKARMNAVLVAELLGSL
- a CDS encoding Coenzyme F420 hydrogenase/dehydrogenase, beta subunit C-terminal domain, producing the protein MNINAQGKRACCGCMVCAIVCPTSCISIQRDQDGYPVAVADGDFCVDCGKCVDVCYKFQERSTPPPALKSYVGYNLDESIRFSSSSGGVASALVLTALEEGYTVVGAEMNYDTMRVEHVFITDSGEIGRIMGSKYFPSYTLDAFSALQDVDKALVIATPCQISALRKAYKSKNFVYADLKCFGPMGYLALEKYVRYLEGINPSGIKSLNFRGKDISWKAWGPRVEFKDGGVYAKTSYKDLLGRIFNVYGCVHQTCHSCVYFKNASEADIRLEDAWHKMTLVTSDSWKRGLSQITAFTEKGLDFVSKASSRLKLAETTPSVVIAKRKTAPEKLLAMFRDKDVSLQEIAREYDRSQPVKRRVMNRLEYYLTLNRPLYLLVYRAFHLLKRMKVFH